The Haloarcula sp. CBA1127 genomic interval TGTGCGTGGCACTCGCCGAGTGTGTCTCACTGGGCGCCGCGTTGCTGAAGCCAGTGGCGAGCCCGGCGGAGACACCAAGGGCAACTATGCCAAGCAGGGCAACGAGTGGCACTATCCGTCTGGTCGTGGGGGTTGGAGGGCGTCCCATAGGTGGCTGGCGGACGGTCGTGAAGCCGTCGCGGTCTCTCGTCGTTGAGCACCACCGCCCCATCGGTTATTGATTTTCTGCTTCTGTGAGACGCTCACCCACGAGGAGGACGCCCGGGCTGGGACGCTCATCCATACTCGACGAGTGAGGCGGGAACCGGACGCTGGAACGGCGCTCTGCCGAACCTGCTGTCAGTCTAGGAACTCGACACCGGTGATTTCGAACCGCGCGCCGCCCGTGGTGCTGTCAGTAACAATGATGTCCCAGCCGTGTGCGCCAGCGATGGTCCGGACAATCGAGAGCCCGTAGCCACTGCCATCCTCGGCAGTCGTGAAGCCGTGGTCGAACACGTCGTCCTTGATTTCGTCTGGGATTCCCGGGCCGTCGTCTTCGACGTAGAAGCCGTTGTCAAGCGGGCCGACACGGACGATAACGGCCCCGTCGCCGTGTCGGATGCTGTTCTGAAAGAGGTTCTCGAACAGTTCGATGAGGCGGTCGGCGTCTGCGCTCACCGAGCCGATGTCCTCGTAGTGGAGCGTGGCTCGGTCGGTGGTTTCGCCGTGTCCTTCCCAGGCGGTGTCAACAACGGCCTGAACGTTCGTTGCCTCCGGGTTGGTGACGACGTTTCCCTGCCTTGCGACACGGAGCAGGTCCTCGACGAGACGGGCCATCCTGTCGCTCGTTTCTTCGAGGGCATCGAGGTGTTCCTCGTCACCCGTTTCGCGGGCCAGATGCACCCGCGAGGAGATAACGCTGAGTGGGCTCTTCAGGTCGTGGGCGAGGATATCGGTGAATTCCTTGAGCCGGTCGTTCTGTCGTTCGAGCATCTTGTCGTACTGGTGTTTCTCTGTCGTGTCCTGGCTGACTGCGACGAACCCTGTCAGCTCTCCGTCCTCGAGTTGCGAGAGCGAGAGGGTGGCCCAGAACACGGACCCATCGGCCTGCCGATGCCAGTGCTGTGTCTCGACGGGGCCGTTCGCCACTTCCGTCAGCAATGATTCGACAGTTGTCTCCATTTCCCCGGGGTCGGCAAACAGCATGTCGACGTGGTGGCCGACCGTCACGTCCCGGTCGTAGCTGTACAGCGACGCTGCCGGCTCGGGCCACGTCGTGATGATGCCATCTGTGTCGAGCATGAACACTGCATGCGAGGATAGCCCCTCGATGAGGCGCTCAGAGACCGAGTCGTCGCTGTCTGCTGTCTGTTGGTCCGAACTGCTGTCTGCTGGGTCGGTGTCCATCAGTCGCACCTACTCGGGCCAAACCAGTGGCGACTCACCCGGCATGAGAAGCACTGTGACAGGTCACCCATGCCGAGATACACGACATCTAACACCTTACGCACTGTGGTTTTC includes:
- a CDS encoding PAS domain-containing sensor histidine kinase, with product MDTDPADSSSDQQTADSDDSVSERLIEGLSSHAVFMLDTDGIITTWPEPAASLYSYDRDVTVGHHVDMLFADPGEMETTVESLLTEVANGPVETQHWHRQADGSVFWATLSLSQLEDGELTGFVAVSQDTTEKHQYDKMLERQNDRLKEFTDILAHDLKSPLSVISSRVHLARETGDEEHLDALEETSDRMARLVEDLLRVARQGNVVTNPEATNVQAVVDTAWEGHGETTDRATLHYEDIGSVSADADRLIELFENLFQNSIRHGDGAVIVRVGPLDNGFYVEDDGPGIPDEIKDDVFDHGFTTAEDGSGYGLSIVRTIAGAHGWDIIVTDSTTGGARFEITGVEFLD